From Pseudodesulfovibrio nedwellii:
ATGGAAGCTCGTGTATACTCCTGTGACTGGCGATACGTGTCTGTATCAAAGACATCGCGAAATTCTCGCGGTGGGGCAGGTCTCATGGCCCGTGCATTCAGAAAATCAGAGGTGACGCCGAGCAGCCATGATATGATGAGAGAAGTGATAATGACCGCGAAGTATATGTTCAAATCAGGCTCCTGAATGGGGTAATTTCACTTGATTGGATGGTCGAGTACGCTAGCCCGACCGAGTGTTGTGCGTCAACTGCTGTGCAGGAAAAAGGGCAGAGCATGTTGGGAAAGCTGGAACGTTTTCATGTGCTCTTGATAAAATCTATAGGCTGATGTACTTTACGTAAGAATCTCAACATATTTGACGTAGGAATCGAAGTTCATGCCACGTGTGAAGATGACTGCCAAAGAAATTCGGGAAAACATAGCCCGTGCTCGCGCTTATGCCAAAAAGAGTGATTATCTGCGGACGCTCAGTTGTTTGGCCGGTGCTATCAAAGGGCTGGTAACCAGTCAGGTTTTCGGTGCCGAAAAATTTGAGATTCATGCCCATCTGGATGAAGCTCTGCGCGATCTCAATAAGATGAAGATGATACGCAAGCTTTTTCCCAAGGGGCTCAAGTGTGAAAAGGGCAAGGAAAAGGCCTTTTATCAGACTCTCATGCGGCTGCACAAAAAGCTGGGTGAGGCCATGGAAAAGGCTCGTGTCGCCAAGATGCGGAAACGATTGGGCGTATTGGATGACAATCTGATCAAGGCCGCCAATCTCGTCAAGGCGGGCAGTCCGCTCGAAGCTCGGAAGCTTTATTCTAAAATTTCAGAATATTTTCAGGATATTGAAGGGATTAATTCGGACATTGGTAATCGGATGACCACCTTCGGCATGTTTTCCGAGGCCGTGCCATATTTGCAAAAAGCTCTTGAAACCCAGAACAATGACGCCCGTGCCCACAATGCACTTATCCTGAGTTATGAGGGGATGCATGAAACGGGAAAAGCCATGGCTGCCATCAAGGATGCCATGCGGTGGCTCGGTCCGAGCGAAGGGTTGTACCTGCGGATGGCCAAGCTTCATTTCGCCCGGCGCGAGTGGGGCGAAGTCTTCAACAATGCCAAGGCGGCATTAGATCGCAACCCACTCAACACCGCGGCCGAAAAGCTCATGAAGAGGGCAGAGCCAAAGATTTTCAGTGCGACGAAAAAAGCACCAGGCAAAGGCAAACCTGTCAAAAAGACCCACGACCTGAGCTTTTAATTACTTCCTGCTATCTGTTAGTTCTTTCCGTTCGACAGTGATGACTGAGCCATTGCCCATGCCAATGACCAATCCGCCGTCACGGTCCACGCTCAATCCAATAATTCGCCCATCGCAGCGGTAAGCCTCACGAACACTCCCATTCCGTGTCACTGCAAGGACTCGTCCTGATGCTGTGCCTACATACAGTGTTTGTTTGCTGTCTACGGCCAACACCGTTGGGGTGTCCTCCACCTGAGCATACATGATGGGTTCGCCTCCTGAAGGCAGGCAAAATATCTGACCTGTCTGGCCGCATGCGGTGTACACGTTTGACCGGTTGTCCATGACCAACCCCACTGGTTTGGCTCGGTTCGGGCAGGCAAAATCTGTCGTTTTTTTGACCGGTTGCGCATATGCTACGGTGATTCCTGCAAGCATGATAAGCAGGCCGGTTAACCCTAAAACACACAGTCGGCGATTCATTGTTTTCTGCATTGAGAGTCTCCTAGGTATGCTCAGAAACTAGGAGCGAGGCATCAATATGTCCAATACATATTTACACCTTGATTGATATGTTGTACCTCTTGATGATGGAACTTAGACAGCTCAAATATTTTATTGCCGTGGCAGAGGAACTGCATTTTGGGCGGGCCGCCGAGCGGTGCCATATCGCGCAACCGCCGCTTTCCCAGCAGATCAAGCGACTCGAAGAAGAACTCGGTGTCATCTTGTTGGAACGAACCAGCCGGAAGGTGTCGCTCACGGACGAGGGCAGTATGTTTCTTGCCGTGGCGCGTGATACCCTGTGTACGCTTGATGGCGGTATCGAGAAAATGCACATGATGGCCGAGGGCCTTATCGGTAAGTTGCGGGTCGGGTTTCTCAGTTCCGGCTTGCATACTGATTTTTTCAAAGGAGTGACCGCTTTTCGAAAGAAATATCCCGGCATCATGTTAGATATCCGCGAGATGCAGTCTTCTGATCAGAACAACGCCCTACGCGCAGGTGATCTCGATGTCGGGCTGTCGCATCATTGCTATGCCAACCATTACAATCTCGAAGCCAAAACGTTTATGGCGGATCGCTATTTCCTTGCAGTGCATCATGAGCACCCGCTCGTTGCCCAGGGCCATGCGGGCTATCCGGACATCGACAAGGAACCGTTTATCATGTTCTCGCGGCAGCATTATCCGGAAGCCTATGATCGCGCTATTGGTCGCTATTACAAGTATGGCGTTCAGCCCCGTGTTGTGCAGGAAGCCAAGACACACCAGACAAAGCTTTCCCTCATTGCCGCAGGTATGGGCATTGGTTTTGTACCCGAGCGTATGTGTGCCGCGCTCCCTGATTGCGTTCGTATGATTCCTTTTGATTTTCAAGGCGAAGTACACAACACCCCTCTCAAGCTTGTTTGGCGCAAGGGCGACAAGTCCCCGACGCTCAAATGCTTTCTTGAGGTGCTCAGTGAATTTTGTCGTGAAGTCGATGATGTCGCGAACGGCTGTAATACTTAGGCCTACTGGCGGTCGCTTTCAGCGGGACCAGAGAACCCTTTGAAAAGGGTTCTCTGGACTCTCCTAAACTTTTTGGGTCGCCTTCGGCGAGGTTGTTTAGGGGAGTTTTTTATCCGTCTGGGAGGGGTGGAGGAAAGGGTGGTTCCTTTTTATTCCGATTCAGTTAATTCGTCGGTTTCATACCGCAATATATCGCCGGGTTGGCAGTCCAAATGTTTGCAGATGGCATCCAGTGTGGTGAAGCGGATAGCCTTTGCCTTGCCTGTCTTCAGGATAGAAAGGTTTTGAGGAGTGATACCCACGGCTTCCGCCAGTTCTTTTGAGCTGGTTTTGCGTCTCGCCAGCATGACATCAAGGTCAATGATGATACCCATAGCGCCCCCTAAACCGTCAGCTCGTTCACTTCGCGGAGTTTACGGCCCTCTTCCATGATCCAACTCACCAGTATGATGACACCGGCTATAACCACTTCTTCAAAGTTGGCCGAGTCCAATGATATGGATATCATACGTTCTCCCGGTGGGTTGTTGATGGTCAAAACAAGGGTCAGCAAAGCCTCATGTATCGGTCCGACGCAGACTCCAATCAGCATGGTCCAACCCGTGCGACGAATATACATGACCGTGTTTCGCGTGAATATTTCACCCGCAGCAAAGCAACTGAACAGTTGAACCAGCCACCACAAGGAAAGCATGCCTATGGCCGTCGGGAGCATATCAACACCCAGTCCAAGAATACGTGTGCTCCACGCCAGCGGGTAAGCCGGGGCCTGAGCTTCATCTATGCCCAAATCCTCAGTCAGGAATTCAATGGCCATTGAAGGGCTATCATCATCCATGAGCATTATTTCGCCGCCAGTAAGCCAGATGCTTCCCACAATCAGCGGGCTTGCAATAAGGGCAACAAGGAATATCGCGCGGAAAAATTTGGCAAATTTCTGAATACGTTCGTTCATAACAGACTCCTGTGTTGTCGTGATGAGTCCTTTTTGCGATGATTTATTATCGTTTATCAATAAATTTTTGCTGAAAAAGGACGTTTTTTATATTTGCACTTCTCGGTGTGCGTAGGGAATTTGCAGGAAGATGAGAGATGTGTTTGACCGTTGTGGGAGTTGGCCGTTACATTGTAAGTAATGCATAAGTGAAGAGGATAACACCACATGGAAGAAATGAATAAGCGGGAAAGGGCCGAGGCCGATATCAAGGATGCCGAAGAGCGCATTCGTTTTTTTAACAAGCATTGGTTGAATCACAGGAATATTCTTCCTGCCTTCGCCGTTTCCTTGATGGTGCTCATTTTTCTCGGGATGCTGGTTCCCATTATCATGGTGCCGGTGTGGATTCTCGGTGGCGTATACGTAGCTGTCTTTGTTGGCGCCATGTATTGGCGGTCCCGCCGAGCGGATACGTTGAATGAGGAGATGGAAGCCGTTCAAAAGGCGTTCAAGGAATACGAACGTGGACGGCGTAAAAGGAAATAAGGCATCAAAAATTATTGTTCATCATGCGCCCAAAGCGCAATTAACTTTTTGAAAAGGACTGAAAATGGGATTTTTAGATGGATTGATGGGGAATGCAACGGAAGTAAGTGTTGAGGAAATCGAGCAGGAATTTTCCCCTATTCTCGGCAACAACGAGCACGTCGAGCGCGCCTTCAAAGTCGTGCGTGATATGTATATCTTCACCTCCGGTCGTCTGATTCTTATCGACAAGCAAGGACTCACAGGCAAAAAAGTCGATTATCTCTCCATCCCCTATCGCTCAATCTCAACCTTCAGTGTCGAGTCCGCTGGGCATTTCGATCTCGAATCAGAACTCACCCTCTGGGTTTCCGGGCGGCACGATCCCATCAAAAAAGAACTCAAAAAAGGCAGCGACGTAGTCGGTATTCAGAAATTACTGGCTAACAAGATTTTGAAATAGTTTTCTGGAGGGGATGCCTACCGGCGGTCTCCTTCGGAGAGAGCAGGGCGCTGCCCTGCACCCGCCTAAGGCCGAGGGCCTTAGGAATCCCATGTCGCCTAGCGGCGAAGGGTAAGGGGGTGCAGAGGCCGGGCCATGGAATGCTTGCGAGAAACGGGGAATCCCCAGCTGGTCGCGTCTTTCGACGCTCTCTGGCTGAGGATTCCCCGTTTCTCGCAAGCGGTTGCCAACGCCGCCTGTTAAGTTAGAAAAGCGCGAGGGGGAGGGATGGCGGCGTGGTTGTTTGTTTATGGGCAAGAATTCATTTGTTTTAATTTTCTCTGCCAAGAAGTTAACTGTTTAGTAAGGATTTTTTTTATAGTGTCGTTAACGAATTCTGGATCGCTGTATTCAAGGTCTTCTTCAGCTTCTGTCCAGTAATTCGTTAAAGTGTCGTTTGTAACAATATTTGTTTGTATTAGTAATAAGATCGGAAATTCGGTTCGGGATATCTTTATACTGCAGTATAAGGCAGCTGGATTTGTTCCGAATTTTGATTCACGCCATGCTATTTCATATGCATCTAGTTTGTCGAAAAAATTCTTATCATTTTTGTATTTGGAATAGATTTTATTAAAACGTTTGTTGTACCCTTTTGTAGTGTCATGATAGGGTAAATCCTTTTTTATAAGTCGTTCGAATTCATGAAAGTAATATTTCTTTAAGTTGTCAGCTACATGATACACGCCAACAGATGATTTAGACCCTAGTTTTAGTGATTTTATGGCACCAGAATTATAATAAAAGTCAGAGACAGAGATATTGACTTTTGCCCAGTACCTAATGTCTCTGTATTTATTATAATATTTAGAGCAATATTGATTATAGTCGCTAGCAATAGAGGAGGCCGGGATTAGGCTAGCCAATACACAGATGGTAAAGATGTAGATATGCTTCATGATAAGTGTTTGGTTGAGTAACAAAGAATATTATATAATATTCTTATTCGTTTGATTTTACAACTATTTAAATATTATTCCCACCTCTTGCGCGAAGAGCACACAAAAAGTTTAGGAAGGGAGAAAGGGATGGGGGTCTGGGGGAAGGGGAAGAGGGGAAGCCCTTTCCAAAGGGTTCCCCTCTTCCCCTTCCCCCAGCCGCCGGAGGCATTCCAAAAAAGAAAAACCCGGCCCGCGATGAGAATCGCGGGCCGGGTTATTTAATTGGCTATGCGTACGTACTAGTTTAGTACATGCCGCCCATGCCGCCCATTCCGGGCATTCCGCCGCCCATTCCACCGGGCATACCGGCGGGCATTCCGCCAGCGCCAGCGGGTTCGGGCTTGTCTGCGATAGCGCACTCAGTGGTGAGCAGCAGACCAGCGACGGACGCGGCGTTCTGGAGAGCGGTGCGGGTGACCTTTTTAGGATCGATGACACCGGCCTTGATGAGGTCTTCGTATTTGTCGGTAGCGGCGTTGTAGCCCATGCCACCTTTGCCTTCTTTGATCTTCTCGACGACGATGGAGCCTTCGAGACCAGCATTAGCAGCGATCTGGCGAAGGGGTTCTTCGACAGCGCGGCAGATGATGTTGATACCGGCCTGTTCGTCGTCGTCAGCTGCCTTGACTTTGAGGGCAGCGGCGCCGGAACGAGCGAGGACAACACCGCCGCCGGGGACGATGCCTTCTTCGACGGCAGCGCGAGTGGCGTTCAGTGCGTCTTCGACGCGGGCTTTCTTTTCTTTCATCTCGGTCTCTGTAGCGGCGCCGACGTTGATGACTGCGACACCACCGACGATCTTGGCGAGGCGCTCCTGGAGCTTTTCGCGATCGTAGTCGGAGGAGGAGTCAGCGATTTCAGCGCGGATCTGGGAGATACGGGACTTGATTTCTTCGGCTTTGCCAGCGCCGTCAACGATGACGGTGTTTTCTTTGTCGATGACAACGCGCTTGCAGGAACCGAGGTCGTTAACGGTGAGGTTTTCGATCTTGATGCCGAGATCCTCGGAAACGACCTGGCCACCGGTGAGGGTAGCGATATCTTTGAGCATGGCCTTGCGACGTTCACCGAAGCCGGGGGCTTTGATGGCGACGACGTTCAGGGTGCCAC
This genomic window contains:
- a CDS encoding LysR family transcriptional regulator — translated: MELRQLKYFIAVAEELHFGRAAERCHIAQPPLSQQIKRLEEELGVILLERTSRKVSLTDEGSMFLAVARDTLCTLDGGIEKMHMMAEGLIGKLRVGFLSSGLHTDFFKGVTAFRKKYPGIMLDIREMQSSDQNNALRAGDLDVGLSHHCYANHYNLEAKTFMADRYFLAVHHEHPLVAQGHAGYPDIDKEPFIMFSRQHYPEAYDRAIGRYYKYGVQPRVVQEAKTHQTKLSLIAAGMGIGFVPERMCAALPDCVRMIPFDFQGEVHNTPLKLVWRKGDKSPTLKCFLEVLSEFCREVDDVANGCNT
- a CDS encoding helix-turn-helix domain-containing protein, whose amino-acid sequence is MGIIIDLDVMLARRKTSSKELAEAVGITPQNLSILKTGKAKAIRFTTLDAICKHLDCQPGDILRYETDELTESE
- a CDS encoding DUF2975 domain-containing protein, producing MNERIQKFAKFFRAIFLVALIASPLIVGSIWLTGGEIMLMDDDSPSMAIEFLTEDLGIDEAQAPAYPLAWSTRILGLGVDMLPTAIGMLSLWWLVQLFSCFAAGEIFTRNTVMYIRRTGWTMLIGVCVGPIHEALLTLVLTINNPPGERMISISLDSANFEEVVIAGVIILVSWIMEEGRKLREVNELTV
- a CDS encoding PH domain-containing protein encodes the protein MGFLDGLMGNATEVSVEEIEQEFSPILGNNEHVERAFKVVRDMYIFTSGRLILIDKQGLTGKKVDYLSIPYRSISTFSVESAGHFDLESELTLWVSGRHDPIKKELKKGSDVVGIQKLLANKILK
- the groL gene encoding chaperonin GroEL (60 kDa chaperone family; promotes refolding of misfolded polypeptides especially under stressful conditions; forms two stacked rings of heptamers to form a barrel-shaped 14mer; ends can be capped by GroES; misfolded proteins enter the barrel where they are refolded when GroES binds), which translates into the protein MAKEILFDAKAREKLKAGVDKLADAVKVTLGPKGRNVVMEKSFGSPVITKDGVSVAKEIELEDKFENMGAQMVKEVASKTSDVAGDGTTTATVLAQAIFTEGVKLVAAGRSPMSIKRGIDKAVEAIVADLEKVAKPTRDQKEIAQVGTISANNDATIGNIIAEAMNKVGKEGVITVEEAKGLDTTLDVVEGMQFDRGYLSPYFVTNTERMTCEMEEPLILINEKKISNMKELLPVLEQCAKMSKPLMIIAEDIEGEALATLVVNKLRGTLNVVAIKAPGFGERRKAMLKDIATLTGGQVVSEDLGIKIENLTVNDLGSCKRVVIDKENTVIVDGAGKAEEIKSRISQIRAEIADSSSDYDREKLQERLAKIVGGVAVINVGAATETEMKEKKARVEDALNATRAAVEEGIVPGGGVVLARSGAAALKVKAADDDEQAGINIICRAVEEPLRQIAANAGLEGSIVVEKIKEGKGGMGYNAATDKYEDLIKAGVIDPKKVTRTALQNAASVAGLLLTTECAIADKPEPAGAGGMPAGMPGGMGGGMPGMGGMGGMY